Proteins encoded within one genomic window of uncultured Desulfobacter sp.:
- a CDS encoding AraC family transcriptional regulator, with protein MKDMIHLHTDEFGVENGTMTGPVSVNPMHGKGTLLQMLSLRKGLSMEVQRFCLNNDTRVFHDSLFPTAIMFYTCLSGEMILHYSKGNQRIGQGISGVEYVEYESVTSTEIRGHIPVQILSVHLAPELLAELTGGKCGHIFDLMRHQESCSASPRTREADLGLQMCAHQALTAALDTPDDPLFMEAKALELVARQLRRLERTAGIYPRQSPLLISDMDKIMLAGEILKKEMDNPPGGVALARRVGLNYNKLLYGFKKIFLLTPAGYLRVIRLQKAYDLIASRNLNITEAALTVGYASLSHFTKSFRKEFGITPKACAKNGKSKRFSNETGNIK; from the coding sequence ATGAAAGATATGATCCATCTCCATACGGATGAGTTCGGCGTTGAAAACGGGACCATGACCGGGCCGGTTTCGGTTAATCCCATGCATGGGAAGGGCACCCTTTTGCAGATGCTGTCCCTGCGGAAGGGGTTGTCCATGGAGGTACAACGGTTTTGCCTGAATAATGATACACGGGTTTTTCACGACAGCCTGTTTCCAACGGCAATAATGTTCTACACCTGTCTTTCAGGAGAGATGATCCTGCATTATTCAAAGGGTAACCAGCGGATTGGACAGGGGATATCCGGTGTTGAATACGTTGAATACGAGTCTGTCACGTCCACCGAGATCCGTGGTCATATTCCCGTGCAGATTTTGTCCGTACACCTGGCACCTGAACTCCTTGCCGAATTGACCGGCGGAAAGTGCGGCCATATTTTCGATCTGATGCGTCATCAAGAGTCTTGTAGTGCATCCCCACGTACCAGGGAAGCGGACCTTGGCCTGCAGATGTGTGCACATCAGGCTCTGACTGCTGCCTTGGACACGCCGGATGACCCACTGTTCATGGAGGCAAAGGCTTTGGAACTGGTTGCCCGTCAGTTGAGGCGGCTTGAACGGACGGCCGGCATATATCCCCGGCAATCCCCTCTATTGATTTCGGATATGGACAAGATTATGCTGGCCGGAGAGATTCTGAAAAAAGAGATGGACAACCCTCCAGGGGGAGTGGCCCTGGCTCGTAGGGTGGGGCTCAACTACAACAAGCTGCTTTATGGTTTTAAAAAAATATTCCTGCTGACACCCGCCGGGTATCTGCGCGTTATCCGTTTGCAAAAAGCTTACGACCTTATTGCAAGTCGTAATTTGAATATCACGGAAGCTGCTTTAACAGTCGGTTACGCCAGCTTGAGCCATTTTACCAAATCGTTTCGTAAAGAGTTCGGGATCACCCCGAAAGCGTGTGCAAAAAATGGAAAGTCAAAAAGATTTTCAAACGAAACAGGTAATATCAAATAA